One Phocaeicola dorei genomic region harbors:
- a CDS encoding radical SAM protein — MESLQDINPVERALVNKATANRTPINATIELTPTCNFRCDMCYIRMEKSQAEKRGGLRSIEEWLHIADQLQEIGTLFILLTGGEPLLYPDFKELYIRLKEKGFILTINTNATLIDDETVRLFQRLKPRRVNVSLYGVTNGTYLNLCHATNGFDRCLEGLKRLKEYGIDTKLNLTLTRQNIKEHRQMLELADEWDLPMLTNSYISVYSRPGCATTLPLDTCRPVPDEVAHAEVEALEHKYGKEYTSYATHVLQQLERGESPVPAEGIGLACRAGKSSAWINWQGVMTPCVDMETPAVSLLSTTVSDAWKQIVTKCEQLPFHKECAGCTLRSICDVCYANARNEKGQCGGIGYLCRIAKSKKKQMKGSL, encoded by the coding sequence GTGGAATCCCTGCAAGACATAAACCCTGTGGAACGGGCATTGGTGAACAAAGCGACGGCAAACCGTACTCCGATCAATGCCACTATTGAATTGACACCGACGTGCAATTTCCGTTGTGATATGTGCTATATCCGCATGGAGAAGTCACAAGCCGAGAAAAGAGGAGGATTACGGAGCATAGAGGAATGGCTGCACATTGCCGACCAGCTACAGGAAATAGGAACCCTCTTCATCTTACTGACAGGAGGCGAGCCCCTACTCTATCCTGATTTCAAAGAATTATATATCCGGCTGAAAGAAAAAGGATTCATCCTCACCATCAATACAAACGCGACTTTGATAGATGACGAAACAGTACGTCTGTTTCAACGTTTGAAACCCCGGAGGGTGAATGTCTCGTTATATGGTGTGACCAACGGAACTTATCTCAATCTGTGCCACGCGACAAACGGTTTCGACCGTTGCCTGGAAGGACTGAAACGATTAAAAGAATATGGCATAGATACCAAACTGAACCTCACCTTGACACGACAAAATATAAAAGAACACCGGCAAATGCTGGAACTAGCTGACGAATGGGACTTACCTATGCTGACCAACAGTTACATTTCAGTCTATTCACGGCCGGGATGCGCCACCACGCTACCCCTTGATACGTGCCGCCCCGTACCGGATGAAGTGGCACATGCCGAGGTTGAGGCACTGGAACATAAATATGGCAAGGAATACACATCATACGCCACTCATGTCCTCCAGCAATTGGAACGTGGAGAATCTCCCGTACCTGCTGAAGGCATCGGACTTGCCTGCCGGGCAGGTAAAAGTTCCGCATGGATCAACTGGCAGGGCGTCATGACTCCGTGCGTCGATATGGAAACACCAGCCGTTTCGCTACTTTCCACAACCGTAAGCGATGCCTGGAAACAAATAGTAACCAAATGCGAACAACTTCCGTTCCATAAAGAATGCGCAGGTTGTACCTTACGCTCTATCTGTGATGTCTGCTATGCCAATGCCCGCAATGAAAAAGGGCAATGCGGCGGCATCGGCTACCTTTGCCGCATTGCAAAAAGTAAAAAGAAACAAATGAAAGGAAGTCTATAA
- a CDS encoding DegT/DnrJ/EryC1/StrS family aminotransferase, which translates to MSKIWLSLAHMGGSEQEFVREAFETNWVVPLGPNVDGFEHDLSQWLSTHCDQEVHAVALSSGTAAIHLALIMLGVSKGDEVICQSFTFAASANPICYQGATPIFVDSEPDTWNMDPILLEQAICDRMKQTGLKPKAILPVHLYGTPARMNEICDIASRYGIPVVEDAAEAMGAVYNGRYCGTFGQYGIFSFNGNKMITTSGGGALLCHTEEEAQRVKFYATQAREPFPWYQHEQIGYNYRLSNVSAGIGRGQMRVVDNHIAHRRAIHRLYTELLAGLPGITVVEPKKSTIFLPNYWLTTIKVDSNETSFSALQLMQHLAKADIETRPLWKPLHLQPVFSSSPTYVNGVSEALFNCGLCLPSGSMMTCEDVMRVADAIRSMR; encoded by the coding sequence ATGAGTAAGATTTGGTTGTCATTGGCACACATGGGCGGATCCGAACAAGAGTTCGTCCGTGAGGCTTTCGAAACCAATTGGGTAGTTCCCTTAGGGCCGAATGTAGATGGCTTCGAGCATGACTTGTCACAGTGGCTTTCAACGCATTGCGACCAGGAGGTACACGCCGTGGCATTATCATCAGGTACGGCAGCCATCCACTTGGCATTGATCATGCTGGGCGTAAGCAAAGGAGACGAAGTGATCTGCCAAAGTTTCACCTTTGCTGCGTCAGCCAACCCCATTTGTTATCAGGGTGCTACCCCCATTTTCGTGGACAGTGAGCCTGATACTTGGAATATGGATCCTATACTGCTTGAACAGGCCATCTGCGACCGTATGAAACAGACCGGCCTCAAGCCCAAAGCCATTCTTCCAGTACACCTTTACGGCACGCCTGCCCGCATGAACGAAATCTGTGACATTGCCTCCCGCTACGGCATCCCCGTGGTGGAAGACGCTGCCGAAGCAATGGGGGCCGTTTACAACGGACGCTATTGCGGGACCTTCGGTCAATATGGGATTTTCTCTTTTAACGGCAACAAGATGATCACCACCAGCGGTGGCGGCGCCTTATTATGCCATACGGAAGAGGAAGCCCAGAGAGTGAAGTTCTATGCTACCCAGGCACGTGAACCGTTCCCCTGGTACCAGCACGAACAGATCGGATACAATTACCGGCTCAGCAATGTGTCGGCTGGTATCGGACGCGGGCAGATGCGTGTAGTGGACAACCATATCGCACACCGCCGTGCCATCCATCGGCTATACACCGAGCTGCTGGCAGGACTTCCGGGTATCACTGTGGTAGAACCCAAGAAATCTACCATATTTCTACCCAATTATTGGCTGACTACAATTAAAGTGGACAGTAACGAAACCAGTTTCAGCGCCTTGCAGCTGATGCAGCACTTGGCAAAAGCCGACATCGAGACCCGTCCGCTTTGGAAACCGTTACACCTGCAACCCGTATTCTCATCCTCCCCCACCTACGTCAACGGAGTATCGGAAGCCCTGTTCAACTGTGGACTCTGTCTGCCTTCGGGATCAATGATGACGTGCGAGGATGTGATGCGTGTAGCGGATGCGATACGGAGTATGAGATAG
- a CDS encoding OmpA family protein — MKKIAILFVVFFCSVSLWAQTIEDDATWKLKTDTVRALKHYKAGDNWFIGIQAGANHSLSENSRFGSFGAMTRPSIALSVGKYFSPAIGARVQLAYLKQMSRANSEVIEAFPEVYGKGNYGFNMFNGYLDGLFNLHNIFAQYDEDIRFNVVGILGMGFNSSFGFDDKVKEWDKSPSEEFAPYQISTDNKTFFSLRAGLQFNYMLSNALDINLEATFNATDDAFNGTRYDRKWDSYANVMLGLTYHFKDQYGDRRFRYTEVNDQAWVDELNRKINEERNKPVPAPVVTEVKKEVVKNEMLGMTVSFIIDKYNITDIQKKNVAEAAKYLEDHPEVNLIITGYADVQTGNPAYNLKLSQRRAEAVCNMMVKEFGVDPSRIRVDYKGDSLQPYQLKNEWNRVVVFITEARNK; from the coding sequence ATGAAAAAAATAGCTATATTATTTGTGGTCTTCTTTTGTTCTGTATCTTTATGGGCACAAACAATAGAAGACGATGCAACTTGGAAATTAAAGACCGACACTGTACGGGCGCTAAAGCATTACAAGGCCGGTGACAACTGGTTCATCGGAATTCAGGCCGGCGCCAATCATTCGCTGTCCGAGAACAGCCGCTTCGGATCTTTCGGCGCCATGACCAGACCAAGCATAGCCCTCTCGGTCGGTAAATACTTCTCACCCGCCATCGGAGCACGTGTGCAACTCGCTTATTTGAAACAAATGTCACGCGCCAACAGCGAAGTGATTGAAGCCTTTCCCGAGGTGTATGGCAAAGGGAACTACGGTTTCAATATGTTCAACGGTTATTTGGACGGATTGTTCAACCTGCACAATATTTTCGCCCAATATGACGAAGATATCCGTTTCAATGTAGTAGGTATCTTGGGTATGGGATTCAACTCCAGTTTCGGATTCGATGATAAAGTCAAAGAGTGGGACAAATCCCCCAGTGAGGAGTTTGCCCCCTACCAAATCAGCACTGACAACAAAACGTTTTTCTCTCTACGCGCAGGCCTCCAGTTCAATTATATGTTGAGCAATGCGCTTGACATCAATCTGGAAGCGACCTTCAACGCAACGGACGATGCTTTCAACGGTACGCGTTACGACCGCAAATGGGATTCATACGCCAACGTCATGTTAGGTCTCACCTATCATTTCAAGGACCAGTACGGCGATCGCCGCTTCCGCTACACAGAGGTGAACGACCAGGCATGGGTTGACGAATTGAACCGCAAGATCAATGAAGAGCGTAACAAGCCGGTACCGGCACCAGTCGTCACAGAAGTGAAGAAAGAGGTAGTGAAGAACGAAATGTTGGGTATGACCGTATCATTCATTATCGACAAGTACAATATTACCGATATCCAGAAAAAGAATGTGGCAGAAGCTGCCAAGTATTTGGAAGACCATCCGGAAGTCAACCTGATCATAACAGGTTATGCCGACGTACAGACTGGTAATCCGGCCTACAATTTGAAATTGAGCCAGCGCCGTGCCGAAGCTGTCTGCAACATGATGGTGAAAGAGTTCGGTGTGGATCCAAGCCGCATCCGGGTGGATTACAAAGGTGATAGCCTGCAACCATACCAGCTGAAGAACGAGTGGAACCGTGTTGTAGTGTTCATCACCGAAGCACGCAACAAATAA
- a CDS encoding polysaccharide biosynthesis protein — protein sequence MINISIHFNQQRYILLIAVISSIVWTGICKTYEGIIRYSTLVELTRIIYAMLLKALTFVLFAYITLDYIGLFIYSIIITDFISSVFLLMCTRILTVNFYYHLLQLLKKPRQATLIYGISERGISLANYLRSENNPYNVFGFITRKPENKKYRLVGYQIYLIDEENSLRKLFSTLKVNCILFLSHTDLRNDEEIVQYGLENHICLRIAPFLTEQTQWSKIQLRNIQIEDLLSREEINIDLDNIRNELSGSVIMVTGAAGSIGSELCRQLCCFNLKQLILFDFSETATYEVDMELKKRFPDRSILPIIGDVRNRDRVESQTRLYHPDIIFHAAAYKHVPMMEKYPCEAVRTNVLGTSIMADTALKYGVKKFIMISTDKAVNPSSVMGATKRLAEMYVQSLGSAIQEGNIIGKTSFITTRFGNVLGSNGSVIPLFRQQIMEGGPVTVTHPDIIRYFMTIPEACRLVLEAAFMGQGNDIFIFDMGKPVKITDMACRMIKLAGLQPDKDIEIVYTGLRPGEKLYEELLYNEENSTPTLNPKIFKGISLKQDYDKIKPALQQLVEVAQTDNKKETVYQLKQIVPEFKSMNSVYEALDEKTYISKKMKSNIMFN from the coding sequence TTGATTAATATCAGCATCCATTTCAACCAGCAGCGTTATATTCTGCTGATAGCGGTCATTTCCAGTATCGTATGGACTGGAATTTGTAAGACCTACGAGGGAATTATACGTTATTCCACCTTAGTAGAACTGACACGTATCATTTATGCCATGCTGCTGAAAGCTCTCACATTTGTTTTGTTTGCATATATAACACTGGATTACATCGGATTGTTCATTTATTCCATCATTATAACAGATTTTATCAGTTCCGTTTTCCTGCTCATGTGTACACGGATATTAACCGTCAATTTCTACTATCATTTATTACAGCTTTTAAAAAAACCTAGACAAGCAACTTTAATATATGGTATCTCCGAAAGGGGAATCAGTCTGGCTAATTATCTACGAAGTGAAAACAATCCTTATAATGTTTTCGGATTTATCACCCGAAAACCCGAAAACAAGAAATACCGGCTTGTGGGATATCAGATATATTTAATTGACGAAGAAAATAGTCTGCGAAAATTATTCAGCACCTTAAAAGTCAATTGTATATTATTTCTAAGCCACACAGATCTCCGTAACGATGAAGAAATAGTGCAATACGGTCTGGAGAACCACATCTGCCTGCGCATTGCACCATTTTTGACAGAACAAACACAATGGAGTAAAATACAATTACGCAATATACAGATAGAAGATCTTTTAAGCCGGGAAGAAATAAACATCGACTTGGATAATATCCGCAATGAATTGTCCGGAAGTGTTATCATGGTGACCGGAGCGGCAGGAAGTATCGGGAGCGAATTGTGCCGACAATTATGTTGTTTCAACCTGAAGCAGCTCATCTTGTTTGATTTTTCGGAAACCGCCACTTACGAAGTAGATATGGAGTTGAAGAAAAGATTTCCAGACCGCTCCATCCTGCCTATCATAGGTGATGTACGCAACCGTGACCGTGTGGAGTCGCAGACAAGACTCTACCACCCCGACATCATCTTTCATGCAGCCGCATACAAACATGTACCCATGATGGAAAAATATCCATGCGAGGCGGTACGTACCAATGTCCTGGGTACAAGCATCATGGCAGATACGGCATTGAAATATGGCGTAAAGAAATTCATCATGATCTCCACAGACAAAGCTGTAAATCCCAGCAGTGTGATGGGTGCTACCAAACGACTGGCAGAGATGTACGTACAAAGCCTCGGGAGTGCTATCCAAGAAGGAAATATAATTGGTAAAACCTCTTTTATAACCACCCGTTTCGGCAATGTGCTGGGCAGCAACGGCAGTGTAATCCCCCTTTTCCGCCAACAGATTATGGAAGGGGGGCCTGTAACAGTCACGCATCCGGACATCATCCGTTATTTCATGACTATTCCCGAAGCTTGCCGACTGGTTCTAGAGGCCGCTTTTATGGGACAAGGAAACGATATCTTTATTTTCGACATGGGTAAACCCGTAAAAATAACCGACATGGCATGCCGGATGATAAAACTGGCAGGTTTACAACCGGACAAAGACATTGAAATCGTCTATACCGGTCTGCGACCAGGCGAGAAACTATATGAGGAATTACTCTATAATGAAGAGAACTCTACTCCTACCCTTAATCCGAAAATATTCAAAGGTATCAGTTTAAAACAAGATTACGATAAAATAAAGCCCGCCCTGCAACAATTGGTTGAGGTTGCCCAGACGGACAATAAAAAAGAGACCGTATATCAGTTGAAGCAAATTGTACCGGAGTTCAAAAGTATGAACTCCGTATATGAGGCGCTGGATGAAAAAACATATATATCCAAAAAAATGAAATCCAATATAATGTTTAACTAA
- a CDS encoding UpxY family transcription antiterminator: MTSNNNSKKHWFALKVFYNKVFAIEELLLKKKIKCYIPCETVKVLKQDGTKKNVRKPVINSLLFFHSETYIAKEIQKILTDKVILYTRQIDFKKIPLAIPEREMNIFMLVTSSGEKGLEYFDTDNPKFYQGDHVKVIDGTFKGAEGYICRIKKNHRLIITVHGVCAVATSYIPQAFLKKIP; the protein is encoded by the coding sequence ATGACATCAAACAATAATTCGAAAAAACACTGGTTTGCATTAAAAGTATTCTATAATAAGGTTTTTGCCATTGAAGAACTTCTTTTGAAGAAAAAGATAAAATGTTATATTCCCTGCGAAACCGTAAAGGTTTTAAAACAAGATGGAACAAAAAAAAACGTACGAAAACCAGTTATCAATTCATTGCTTTTCTTCCATTCGGAAACTTACATAGCAAAAGAGATACAGAAGATCTTGACCGATAAAGTAATTCTCTATACTCGGCAAATAGATTTTAAAAAAATTCCTTTAGCCATTCCCGAGAGAGAGATGAACATCTTCATGCTCGTTACCTCGTCAGGCGAAAAAGGTCTAGAATATTTTGACACAGATAATCCTAAATTTTATCAAGGAGACCACGTAAAAGTCATTGACGGAACATTCAAAGGTGCAGAAGGGTATATCTGCCGCATTAAAAAGAACCACCGGCTTATTATAACAGTCCATGGTGTATGTGCTGTAGCCACCTCTTATATTCCGCAAGCCTTCTTGAAAAAAATACCTTAA
- a CDS encoding site-specific integrase gives MATVKVKLRPSTVPGKAGTIYYQLTHLRQVKQITTKIHLHPQDWDSNKAQIIFTDSTSYLLQCKIDRDLDRLKKIIYKIDAECANYTVNEIIEKFYQTTADYSITDFFTQQIQKLKNDNRRGTARNYSKTLKSLKAFMKNTDSTFNIVTEQFVESYNTFLIQRGVVRNTISFYMRIFRSVYNKAVTQKIIEQTFPFKNVYTGVDRTRKRAVTETVISQLLSIDLKKSKALQFARDLFIFSFYARGMAFVDIVYLKKSNIQNGYITYVRHKTGQELTIRIETRLQNIINQYEKKDSPYLFPILNTEDENKAYSQYEIALNYYNRQLKRLSKLLEPNINLSSYTPRHTWATTARNKNVPLSIISAGMGHSSEKTTLIYLTKIDNSIIDEVNKAIIDSIKQ, from the coding sequence ATGGCAACTGTAAAAGTAAAATTACGTCCGTCAACTGTTCCAGGTAAGGCCGGAACTATCTATTATCAACTGACACATCTTCGTCAGGTTAAACAAATCACTACGAAGATACATCTTCATCCACAAGATTGGGATAGCAATAAAGCACAAATCATTTTCACAGACTCAACCTCATACTTACTTCAGTGTAAAATAGACAGGGATTTAGACCGGCTAAAAAAAATCATCTACAAAATAGATGCTGAATGTGCAAACTATACAGTTAATGAAATAATTGAAAAATTCTATCAAACAACCGCCGATTACAGTATTACTGATTTTTTCACCCAACAAATTCAAAAGCTGAAAAATGACAATCGACGAGGAACCGCTCGTAATTACAGCAAAACCTTAAAAAGCCTGAAGGCATTTATGAAAAATACAGATTCAACGTTCAATATTGTAACTGAACAATTTGTGGAAAGTTACAACACCTTTTTAATTCAACGGGGTGTTGTACGAAACACCATTTCATTCTACATGCGCATATTCCGTTCTGTATATAACAAAGCTGTAACCCAAAAAATCATAGAACAAACTTTTCCATTCAAAAACGTCTATACAGGAGTGGATAGAACCCGAAAACGTGCTGTTACAGAAACGGTGATCTCTCAGCTTCTCTCCATAGACCTAAAAAAGTCCAAGGCTCTGCAATTTGCACGAGATTTGTTCATTTTCAGTTTTTATGCTCGTGGAATGGCTTTTGTCGATATCGTCTACTTAAAAAAATCAAATATACAGAATGGATATATTACCTACGTCAGACATAAAACTGGTCAAGAATTAACTATAAGGATTGAAACCAGACTACAAAATATAATCAACCAGTATGAAAAAAAAGACTCACCATATTTGTTCCCGATATTAAATACAGAAGATGAGAATAAAGCCTACTCACAATATGAAATAGCGCTCAATTACTATAATCGCCAACTGAAACGTCTTTCCAAACTTTTAGAACCGAATATTAATTTATCCTCTTATACTCCAAGACATACCTGGGCTACAACCGCACGCAATAAAAATGTACCTTTGTCAATCATCAGTGCAGGCATGGGACATAGTTCGGAAAAAACCACACTGATTTATTTGACAAAGATAGACAATTCAATTATAGATGAAGTAAATAAAGCTATTATCGATTCGATAAAACAGTAG
- the corA gene encoding magnesium/cobalt transporter CorA: MAKNNLLSEQLAYIGVSCTPTHLHLCSYNAESICMQDGKDIDSLIPYLNKNAINWIQIHGFQNTEVIQHVCQNFNVDFLTIQDILNSNHQTKIEQHDTYNVVILKLLFSNDDGYVPQQIAIVQGGNYLLTFMEKETDFLNDINTALEKNVLKIRNRQSDFLLSVILNSVMASFISIISELEDGLEDLEEQLLSPEQTDMPGIENIQQYRRNFRVIKKCILPLKEEISKLLHTTDNDLLHKASRPFFNDVNDHLQFVLQTLDGCRDMISALVDIYLSNNDWRMNSIMKQLTVVSTIFIPLTFLAGIWGMNFQWMPELGWRYGYVFAWTLMLILVAVIYFYFKRKKWY; this comes from the coding sequence ATGGCAAAGAATAATTTACTAAGTGAGCAACTTGCTTATATTGGTGTCAGTTGTACTCCTACGCATCTGCATTTGTGCAGTTATAATGCTGAAAGTATTTGTATGCAGGATGGGAAAGATATAGATAGTTTAATCCCTTATTTGAATAAGAATGCTATAAACTGGATACAAATTCATGGTTTTCAGAATACGGAGGTCATACAGCATGTCTGTCAGAATTTTAATGTCGACTTTTTGACGATACAAGATATTTTGAACTCCAACCATCAGACTAAGATAGAACAGCATGATACATATAATGTAGTGATTTTGAAGTTACTTTTTTCTAATGATGATGGCTATGTGCCACAACAAATAGCCATTGTGCAAGGTGGAAATTATCTGTTGACCTTTATGGAGAAGGAAACAGACTTTCTGAATGATATAAATACGGCATTGGAAAAGAATGTGTTGAAAATACGTAACCGGCAGTCTGATTTCCTGCTCAGTGTTATTCTAAACAGTGTGATGGCCAGCTTTATATCCATCATTTCGGAATTGGAAGATGGATTAGAGGATTTAGAAGAGCAATTGCTTTCACCGGAACAGACTGATATGCCTGGTATTGAAAATATACAGCAATACCGCCGTAATTTTCGTGTAATAAAGAAATGTATTTTACCATTAAAGGAGGAAATCAGCAAGTTGTTGCATACTACTGATAATGATCTGTTGCACAAAGCAAGCCGTCCTTTCTTTAATGATGTCAATGATCATTTGCAGTTTGTATTGCAAACTTTAGATGGTTGCCGTGACATGATTTCAGCTTTGGTAGATATTTACCTTTCCAATAATGACTGGCGGATGAACAGCATCATGAAACAGTTGACTGTTGTTTCTACTATATTTATTCCGTTGACTTTTCTAGCAGGAATCTGGGGAATGAACTTCCAATGGATGCCTGAACTGGGGTGGCGGTATGGCTATGTATTTGCATGGACATTGATGTTAATACTAGTAGCAGTTATCTACTTCTATTTTAAGCGTAAAAAATGGTATTGA
- a CDS encoding Lrp/AsnC family transcriptional regulator yields MSTLEKLDKVDLQILRTLQENARLTTKELAARVSLSSTPVFERLKRLENGGYIKKYIAVLDAEKLNQGFVVFCSVKLRRLNRDIAAEFTRIIQDIPEVTECYNISGSYDYLLKIHSPNMKYYQEFILNVLGTIDSLGSLESTFVMNEVKHEYGIHI; encoded by the coding sequence ATGAGTACTTTAGAGAAACTTGACAAAGTAGATTTGCAGATACTACGTACCTTGCAAGAAAATGCCCGACTGACCACCAAAGAACTGGCTGCACGGGTAAGCCTTTCCTCCACTCCGGTGTTCGAACGCCTCAAACGATTGGAAAATGGAGGATATATAAAAAAATATATCGCCGTATTGGACGCTGAGAAACTAAACCAAGGCTTCGTGGTATTTTGCAGTGTCAAACTAAGAAGACTGAATCGGGACATTGCTGCGGAATTTACACGAATAATTCAGGATATCCCTGAAGTAACAGAGTGCTACAACATATCAGGCAGTTATGACTATTTGCTTAAAATACACTCCCCTAATATGAAGTATTATCAGGAATTTATCCTCAATGTCTTGGGTACGATTGACAGTTTGGGCTCACTGGAAAGCACCTTTGTAATGAATGAAGTAAAACATGAATATGGGATTCACATTTAA